A section of the Pseudomonas flavescens genome encodes:
- a CDS encoding HlyD family type I secretion periplasmic adaptor subunit, which translates to MGAKRELMSRYRSAWRHSWSNRKAMDAPPRLNHEIQFLPAALALQEKPVHPAPRYIQWTIMIFAALALVWACVGEIDVVATATGKIVPSGKTKVIQPNEVAVVKAIYVHDGQQVKAGELLVELDSQITGADVERLHSELLAAQVDSARAQLLLQAIKDKTEPASVSGFIANATPSQQESLQRWVQGQYLELRAALDQSDAQIEQREAEIRSIRASITALSKTLPISRELAADYRGLLDKQFVAKHAYLEKEQILLDQERELTQQKARISELEAALKAAQQQRTGVLAQTRRAMLDLQNDAEVRAASLTQELRKAEQRNRLTQLTAPVDGTVQQLAIHTQGGVVTQAQRLMVIVPSDQPVEVEAMLENKDVGFVRPGQAVEVKVETFNFTKYGVVDGTVVSVSSDAIEDEKLGLIYSARIQLKKNTIQIGGKNISLSPGMAVRAEVKTEKRAVIEYFLSPLQQHLNEGLSER; encoded by the coding sequence ATGGGTGCTAAACGTGAGTTGATGAGTCGTTACCGCAGCGCCTGGCGGCACTCATGGAGTAACCGTAAGGCGATGGACGCGCCTCCCCGGCTGAATCACGAAATCCAGTTCCTGCCTGCCGCATTGGCTTTACAGGAAAAGCCCGTGCACCCAGCGCCACGTTACATTCAGTGGACGATCATGATTTTCGCGGCGCTCGCGTTGGTCTGGGCCTGTGTCGGCGAGATCGACGTCGTGGCTACTGCGACTGGCAAGATAGTGCCAAGCGGTAAGACCAAGGTGATCCAGCCCAATGAGGTCGCCGTCGTAAAGGCCATCTATGTGCATGATGGCCAGCAGGTGAAGGCGGGTGAGCTGCTCGTTGAACTCGATAGCCAGATCACTGGTGCGGATGTCGAGAGGCTTCACAGTGAGCTACTCGCCGCCCAGGTCGATAGCGCCCGCGCACAGCTGCTCTTGCAGGCAATAAAGGATAAGACCGAGCCAGCATCTGTTTCCGGTTTTATTGCGAACGCCACTCCCTCGCAGCAAGAAAGTTTGCAGCGGTGGGTGCAAGGTCAGTATCTCGAACTGCGTGCAGCCCTTGACCAAAGCGATGCCCAGATCGAGCAGCGCGAGGCTGAAATACGCTCTATCCGAGCCTCTATCACCGCACTCAGTAAAACGCTTCCTATCTCCCGTGAGCTCGCAGCCGACTACCGTGGCCTGCTCGACAAGCAATTTGTTGCCAAGCACGCCTACCTGGAGAAAGAGCAGATTCTCTTGGATCAGGAGCGTGAGCTGACCCAGCAAAAAGCACGAATCAGCGAACTGGAAGCTGCTTTGAAAGCTGCGCAGCAGCAACGAACCGGAGTCTTGGCTCAAACGCGCAGAGCGATGCTCGATCTGCAGAATGATGCGGAGGTTCGTGCTGCAAGCCTCACTCAAGAACTGAGAAAGGCAGAGCAACGTAACCGGCTCACACAGCTCACGGCACCTGTAGACGGGACTGTCCAGCAACTGGCGATTCATACCCAGGGTGGCGTTGTCACTCAGGCCCAGCGGCTGATGGTGATTGTTCCAAGTGATCAGCCAGTAGAAGTAGAAGCGATGCTGGAGAACAAGGACGTCGGCTTCGTACGCCCTGGCCAGGCCGTAGAAGTGAAGGTTGAGACGTTTAACTTCACAAAATACGGTGTGGTCGATGGGACTGTAGTTAGCGTATCCAGTGATGCGATTGAAGATGAGAAGCTCGGTTTAATTTACAGCGCACGGATACAGCTGAAGAAAAATACAATCCAGATAGGGGGTAAAAATATATCGCTATCACCGGGTATGGCTGTGCGGGCGGAGGTCAAAACCGAAAAAAGGGCGGTGATCGAATACTTCCTTAGTCCCCTGCAGCAACATCTGAATGAAGGTCTATCTGAACGCTGA
- a CDS encoding type I secretion system permease/ATPase, with protein sequence MLNDSAAPEPAPELDTGLACLVMLARFHNVAASPEQLTHEYAEDGRLFGRPEILLAAKKLGLKAKSARSSLSRLTQTPLPAIAVDTEGRFFIIARMDEGKALIHDPRAQRPEVLTLEDLEARWTGDLLLIRSEASMSGELSRFDFTWFIPAIVKYRKLLGEVLLVSFVLQIFALLTPLFFQVVMDKVLVHRGLTTLDVIAIGLLGIMIFETLLSGLRSYVFAHTASRIDVELGSRLFRHLVTLPLSYFQARRVGDSVARVRELENIRSFLTGNAITLVLDVLFSVVFIAVMFMYSGWLTLVVILSLPLYFIVSLLITPVLRARLNESFTRGAENQAFLVETVNGIDTLKSMAVEPQINRKWDNQLAGYVAASFKTQNLSNLANESVGLIGKLVTVATLWLGARLVIDGQLSVGQLIAFNMLAGRVSQPIMRLAQLWTNFQQTGVSVQRLGDILNSRTEMSQASRSALPPLKGDVEFDQVQFRYRPDGSEVLRGVSLKIQAGEVIGVVGRSGSGKSTLTRLLQRLYTPERGRVLVDGMDLALADVSSLRRQIGVVLQDNMLFARSIRENIALTDPGAPIEAVMQAAKMAGAHDFILELPEGYDTVVGEHGASLSGGQRQRVAIARALIGNPRILIFDEATSALDYESERVIQQNMQAICKGRTVIIIAHRLSAVRDANRIVVMDRGQIVEQGSHSELLTHQAGHYSRLHRLQQGDVA encoded by the coding sequence ATGCTGAACGATTCAGCTGCTCCCGAGCCAGCCCCTGAGCTGGACACAGGCCTTGCCTGCCTGGTCATGTTGGCGCGTTTTCACAACGTTGCCGCTTCCCCTGAACAACTCACCCACGAATACGCCGAAGATGGTCGACTGTTTGGTCGCCCAGAAATCCTGCTGGCTGCGAAAAAGCTCGGCCTTAAAGCGAAGTCCGCACGCAGTTCGCTTTCGCGACTGACGCAGACGCCGCTGCCGGCCATAGCCGTCGACACTGAGGGCCGTTTTTTCATCATCGCGCGGATGGATGAAGGCAAGGCGCTGATCCACGACCCTCGTGCGCAGCGTCCTGAAGTGCTCACCCTGGAAGACCTGGAGGCTCGCTGGACGGGGGATCTGCTGCTGATCCGCTCCGAGGCCTCGATGAGCGGCGAGCTATCGCGCTTCGACTTCACCTGGTTCATTCCGGCGATCGTCAAATACCGCAAGCTGCTCGGCGAGGTGCTGCTCGTCTCCTTCGTGCTGCAGATATTCGCGTTGCTGACGCCACTGTTCTTTCAGGTGGTCATGGACAAGGTACTGGTGCACCGCGGCCTGACCACCCTCGACGTGATTGCCATCGGCCTGCTTGGCATCATGATTTTCGAGACGCTGCTGTCAGGGCTGCGTAGCTATGTCTTCGCCCACACGGCCAGCCGAATCGATGTGGAGCTCGGGTCACGGCTGTTCCGCCATCTGGTCACGCTGCCCTTGTCCTACTTCCAGGCGCGCAGGGTGGGTGACTCGGTCGCCCGGGTTCGCGAGCTGGAGAACATCCGCAGCTTCCTGACCGGTAACGCGATCACGCTCGTGCTGGACGTCCTGTTCTCGGTGGTCTTTATCGCCGTGATGTTCATGTACAGCGGCTGGCTGACTCTGGTGGTGATCCTGTCGCTGCCGCTGTACTTCATCGTTTCGCTGCTGATTACGCCGGTACTTCGCGCGCGGCTGAACGAAAGTTTCACCCGAGGTGCGGAGAACCAGGCGTTTCTGGTGGAAACCGTCAACGGTATCGACACACTCAAGTCCATGGCGGTCGAGCCGCAGATCAACCGCAAGTGGGATAACCAGCTCGCCGGTTACGTGGCAGCAAGCTTCAAGACCCAGAACCTGTCGAACCTGGCCAACGAAAGCGTCGGCCTGATTGGCAAGCTGGTGACGGTGGCGACCTTGTGGCTGGGCGCCCGTTTGGTGATCGATGGGCAGCTGAGTGTTGGCCAGTTGATCGCTTTCAACATGCTGGCCGGCCGGGTGTCGCAGCCGATCATGCGCCTTGCTCAACTGTGGACGAACTTCCAGCAGACGGGCGTATCCGTTCAGCGCCTTGGCGATATTCTCAACAGCCGTACGGAAATGTCCCAGGCCTCGCGCAGCGCCTTACCGCCGCTCAAGGGGGATGTCGAATTCGATCAGGTACAGTTCCGCTACCGGCCGGATGGTTCCGAAGTGCTGCGTGGAGTCAGCCTGAAGATCCAGGCGGGTGAGGTAATCGGAGTCGTGGGCCGCTCCGGCTCGGGCAAGAGCACGCTGACACGCTTGTTGCAGCGCCTGTATACCCCAGAGCGGGGCCGTGTTCTGGTCGACGGCATGGATCTCGCGTTGGCAGATGTGTCGTCTCTGCGCAGGCAGATTGGTGTGGTGCTGCAGGACAACATGCTCTTCGCCCGCAGCATTCGTGAAAACATCGCCCTGACGGATCCCGGTGCGCCGATCGAAGCCGTGATGCAGGCCGCCAAGATGGCGGGGGCCCATGACTTCATCCTCGAGTTGCCGGAAGGCTACGACACCGTCGTCGGCGAGCACGGCGCCTCGCTGTCGGGTGGTCAAAGGCAGCGAGTGGCTATCGCCCGAGCACTGATCGGCAACCCGCGCATCCTGATTTTCGACGAGGCCACCAGTGCCCTCGACTACGAATCCGAACGGGTCATCCAGCAAAACATGCAGGCCATCTGCAAGGGACGGACGGTGATCATCATTGCTCACCGGCTATCCGCTGTGCGCGATGCGAACCGCATCGTGGTCATGGATCGTGGCCAGATCGTGGAGCAGGGCAGTCACTCCGAGTTGCTGACCCACCAGGCGGGGCACTACTCACGTCTGCATCGGTTGCAGCAGGGGGATGTGGCATGA